From one Eucalyptus grandis isolate ANBG69807.140 chromosome 9, ASM1654582v1, whole genome shotgun sequence genomic stretch:
- the LOC104418465 gene encoding uncharacterized protein LOC104418465: MERLWYSNDDNADDDEDEALSLSDLPLHSRTGGESRTGEEDRPEDDRDQARSCGTEDQEFDFGSRAAGSVSPEWRMCAADELFFQGQILPLRLSVSSDPFRVDPRRSVSRLDSMEIGSISTRASSMGSSRSNSVGSSHYSSSSSSRSSSMTNSSRASFNRVNPFHAHPSPKPQIGPSPGKLRTRSQKSPPSSMWEFLRLGLIRTPDIGLAELKLRTSVVNGGADSQCLISRNSSSSSSDGSVNNGGLGNGVDVKIKNVEEKTNDKNKKKNKNRERFLNGSFLSGCRCSVDAVSSSVFAVRSGGQARASNVEDDAEVVGKIRLMATTEAKRKVSRHRTFEWIKELSHATYPVDS; the protein is encoded by the coding sequence ATGGAGAGGCTCTGGTACAGCAACGACGATAATGCAGACGACGACGAAGACGAGGCGCTATCGCTCTCCGACCTGCCTCTCCACTCCCGAACCGGCGGCGAGTCGAGAACGGGGGAGGAGGATCGTCCCGAAGACGACCGGGATCAAGCCCGGTCGTGCGGGACGGAGGACCAGGAGTTCGATTTCGGGTCGCGGGCCGCCGGGTCCGTCTCCCCCGAGTGGCGTATGTGCGCCGCCGACGAGCTGTTCTTTCAAGGTCAGATCCTCCCTCTCCGCCTCTCGGTGAGCTCGGACCCCTTCCGGGTCGACCCGAGAAGGTCCGTCTCGAGATTGGACTCGATGGAGATCGGGTCGATCAGCACCCGGGCCTCAAGCATGGGCAGCAGCAGGAGCAACAGCGTCGGGAGCAGCCACtactcgtcctcgtcctcgtcgcGGTCGTCGTCGATGACCAACTCCTCGAGAGCCAGCTTCAACCGGGTCAACCCGTTTCACGCCCACCCGAGCCCGAAGCCCCAGATCGGGCCTTCCCCCGGGAAATTGAGGACCCGCAGCCAGAagtcgccgccgtcgtcgatGTGGGAGTTCCTCAGGCTGGGCTTGATCCGCACGCCTGACATCGGACTCGCCGAGTTGAAGCTCCGTACGAGCGTGGTCAATGGCGGTGCCGACAGCCAATGCTTGATAAGtcgcaacagcagcagcagcagcagcgatgGCAGCGTCAACAATGGAGGTCTCGGAAACGGCGTCGACGTCAAGATCAAGAACGTCGAGGAGAAGACGAacgacaagaacaagaagaagaacaagaacagagagagGTTCTTGAACGGGTCGTTCCTCAGCGGGTGCAGGTGCTCGGTGGACGCGGTCTCGTCCAGCGTCTTCGCCGTGAGGAGCGGGGGTCAGGCGAGAGCGAGCAATGTGGAAGACGACGCCGAGGTGGTCGGGAAGATCAGGCTGATGGCGACGACGGAGGCGAAGAGGAAGGTGTCACGTCATCGAACGTTTGAGTGGATAAAGGAGCTTTCGCATGCTACATATCCTGTCGACTCGTGA